The nucleotide window TCAGTGGGAGGGCGGATATCAAAGTCGTCAAagtcttcattttcaactggATTCTCTTCAATCTCCATGATCTAAGTCTTTACAGTTCGGACAGCAATGTTTGTGAGGCACGCGGGGAGCTAGCAAGTGTTGTTGTTGGTGGTGGCCACGTTGGACGCTcagccctgtgacgtcacgtggtCGTCACGTGGGGTCATGAGGCAGTAGAGGTCAACGGAGGTCACCGGGCGGCGGCGTATGCCACGATTTTCAAATTAATAATATAGCGGTGAATCATGATGGACTAATGTAATTTCGATGGAGACTATACTTTTCTGTATATctagcatagcatagtaggattcccgaccataccttttggcttcctttaaCCAAGTTCTATTGGTGACTAAGACAAAGCTGAAGTGAAGGGATAAGGGTTAGACATACCAGGCTAATGATATACTGTGCCATGGACTTCAGATGTCTGGTGGAAGAACCACTCACAATAACCAGGAAATCCACATACTTCAGGGACTGTAAAGGAGGAGAGTAAACCatatataaacaaacatacaaaaattaccAAACAAACTGATGGTCCAGTAATGCTTGGGAAATGTTATAGAAAACTTTTCACAAATTGTGACTGTTTTTTGAgataacaaacacaaacactaagtactacatgtatctaataaaATTACAACTGTTTACACTATGATCTACAAATATAATAATATGATATTCGAATGTAAGACTTACCAAAGGTACTTTGATAACACAGATGTCCTTGGCGTTTTCTCCCCGTAGTTCTTCCACAAGGTCATCAATTGAGAGAACCCCCTTCAACCTTTCTGTACAACAGGAGGGAGCATATCATCATTATTCACatgttaacatctactaacttaatcccaccagggtacataattcggCCACCCTAGAAAGAAACATCCAccacagatctccaacccaacatcccccagtataatgcactcctgtaatAATAAAACAGGCTGGACatgtaaactgtgcataccaggGGGTACTGCACTGGAAATCTCTCAAACCGTTTTTCAAAGTTACTGGATTTATGTAACACGAATAGGGGTTGAACACATGCAACGGTTTGAATTGTACatgaccatacaatgtatttACTAGTAGACGAACTAGTCACATCAAGTACTGAAATATCATTTGACATCATAAACATGAGCCTGGGAtaattgacaggatcatcctgtcaatagtgggaACATTTACACTACTaaagatcatcctgtcaataacataATTTCCCCctctattgacaggatgatcctgataTATCATTTTACGTTTGCAACTGGGATTTTAAACCTACCACGTCTTGTGTCTCCGAAGGTTTTTTCTTCCTCTGTAGACTCTGCGGTTGTCACTGTTTCTTGCGTTCCCTGGGCAATACCAAAGTCCGTGACATTTTCTGAACCCTCCCCCCACACACCTTCTCTTTCTTGTGGTCTCTCTGTGACTTCAATGCTGAATTTTCCGGGTCTATCAGATCCATCCGAAGTAAGGAATCTGTGAATACTGTGAGGAGTCCATATCACACCTAGGAATCCTGTGTTTTGAAGACTATAATAACATCTTCTTTGGTTCAAGTCCTCCAACGAGCTCCAGCGGTGACACGAGTTTCGCGACAGTTTCGCGTCACTTCTTGTACAAATATTCAGACGATTTGCACTTCTATGATAGCGACATACACCATTTGCACAAACGAGATTGTAGATTCTAGAAGAAATTGCAGGAGAACGAGAAAGAAAGCGTTTGAAAGACATCATGCCGATGAACGCGGCTGTTTCGCAGCACATGGCAGCCATtgttttcacctttgacctcaaaTGGCATAGTCGATTACCAAAAGGGGGTGTATGTGAAAGGAGATTCAGAATGCCCTCCTCCTTCCAATAAATACCGATGTTCTTCAAATACATAGGCCTGTCTAAAGACAGATAGTTTGACTAATAGCACAAAAAGATGATTGAAGAATCCAACATTATACTAGAAAGTTGACAActgagtatatatatatcaagctCCTGTCAAGAACTCCAAACTGCGTTACCATACCAAGTTTACGTAACGTTTATACATCAACGCAACCACAAACCACTCACTCTGCCTTTTCAGAGTCAGAACTGAACATTTTATATCCCTTT belongs to Branchiostoma lanceolatum isolate klBraLanc5 chromosome 15, klBraLanc5.hap2, whole genome shotgun sequence and includes:
- the LOC136420630 gene encoding uncharacterized protein; amino-acid sequence: MAAMCCETAAFIGMMSFKRFLSRSPAISSRIYNLVCANGVCRYHRSANRLNICTRSDAKLSRNSCHRWSSLEDLNQRRCYYSLQNTGFLGVIWTPHSIHRFLTSDGSDRPGKFSIEVTERPQEREGVWGEGSENVTDFGIAQGTQETVTTAESTEEEKTFGDTRRERLKGVLSIDDLVEELRGENAKDICVIKVPLSLKYVDFLVIVSGSSTRHLKSMAQYIISLHKARKDAKDKFVTVEGADCDDWMAIDLGNIALHMMLPETREKYELEKLWTLGSEYDDQTRAISFLDFPFTLSDQFALQTEE